The following proteins are co-located in the Halictus rubicundus isolate RS-2024b chromosome 1, iyHalRubi1_principal, whole genome shotgun sequence genome:
- the LOC143354783 gene encoding uncharacterized protein LOC143354783, which yields MDVNLLLFQHLQYAIPVGVVLVGAILVFVFGFKKAEQPPFAQLSVGSDVDRKFANKKRSKIKEKRSANGQVSSEKASPVKKSVPTKPENPKKSASKVDDIDGKLKEQKQDDNKTTSSKKDKDQIVTKAGKENKVEQAKNKKNLKNLFLEKPVDFDEGDWEQAYSRKDKKNKKKEEESPSKKNKKNVKKADLINEVVAKQKEPEKLEIKDKVAKETENNELKEKEEKDVVLIPISNEEIVKEADDQKKEEPPKIEKVEKEEKKNGKSKKAKKVSESDSAPVAVPKVDNTLQEQKTQKNEENTEKVSDNVEQKNSTVTETQEKSGAVFDELGDIWTEAKPQKKSKKKARKDN from the exons AGGCCGAACAACCGCCTTTTGCACAACTCTCGGTGGGTTCCGACGTGGACCGGAAATTTGCCAACAAGAAACGCAGCAAGATCAAAGAAAAG AGATCTGCCAATGGACAAGTTTCATCGGAAAAAGCAAGTCCTGTTAAAAAATCTGTACCAACCAAACCAGAAAATCCAAAGAAGTCTGCTTCTAAAGTTGATGACATCGATGGAAAGCTGAAAGAACAGAAACAAGATGATAATAAAACGACGTCGAGTAAGAAGGATAAGGATCAAATTGTAACAAAGGCTGGCAAGGAAAACAAAGTTGAACAAGCCAAAAACAAGAAGAACTTAAAGAACTTGTTCTTAGAAAAACCAGTGGACTTTGACGAAG GTGATTGGGAGCAGGCTTATTCTAGAAAGGAtaagaaaaataagaagaaagaGGAAGAATCTCCTTCgaagaaaaacaagaaaaatgtgaagaaaGCTGATTTGATTAATGAAGTTGTAGCTAAACAAAAGGAACCAGAGAAACTTGAAATTAAGGACAAAGTTGCCAAAGAAACTGAAAATAATGaattgaaagagaaagaggagaaagaTGTAGTCCTTATTCCTATTTCTAACGAAGAAATAGTTAAGGAGGCTGATGATCAAAAGAAAGAAGAGCCGCCTAAG attgaaaaagtggaaaaagaagaaaagaaaaatggaaaatccaaGAAAGCTAAAAAAGTTTCTGAAAGTGACAGTGCACCTGTAGCTGTTCCAAAGGTAGACAATACACTTCAGGAacaaaaaacacaaaaaaatgaagaaaacacagaaaaagtttctgacAATGTTGAACAAAAGAATTCTACTGTTACGGAAACACAGGAGAAAAGTGGTGCCGTATTCGATGAGCTAGGAG ACATCTGGACAGAAGCTAAACCacaaaagaaaagtaaaaagaaaGCTCGTAAAGATAACTGA
- the LOC143354807 gene encoding uncharacterized protein LOC143354807, whose protein sequence is MAFELEDLLKEDKKDGNLLPDLSKATCQSQEEFRRLLENCPEFKIKPDKVKKDDAKVRDKDFSCKPTKKELKIFGKEWNYGNPIPPDMRVLNLRELQQVAIDWRMLTPIRPKQRQDEEMFSRLVEMGKLEAKSIARERRSTASPIRRSKNRAGIIESSVKICPECGEEFCFGEFCGDVLYDSFIRVTVTTQQPKVKVSADTEAIIANMDRKKKRKRKKRIKSKSRTSRKTARLLIRNKRKKSLSNDLDRRNSTDQIDRNGRDTITIKPFKRKCSKYTKKGLRK, encoded by the exons ATGGCGTTTGAGCTCGAGGATCTCCTAAAGGAAGATAAGAAGGACGGAAATTTATTGCCTGACCTAAGTAAAGCAACCTGTCAGTCTCAGGAGGAGTTCCGGCGACTGCTCGAAAACTGTCCCGAGTTTAAAATTAAGCCGGATAAG GTAAAAAAAGATGATGCGAAGGTGCGCGATAAGGATTTTTCCTGCAAACCAACGAAAAAAGAGTTGAAGATATTCGGGAAGGAATGGAATTATGGAAATCCCATACCGCCGGATATGAGGGTCCTGAATCTTCGAGAACTACAGCAAGTTGCCATTGACTGGAGGATGTTGACGCCCATTAGGCCGAAGCAACGTCAGGACGAAGAAATGTTTTCGAGATTG GTGGAAATGGGAAAACTCGAAGCAAAATCGATCGCCAGGGAGCGGCGATCGACCGCAAGTCCCATCAGGCGCAGCAAGAATCGGGCTGGCATAATCGAGAGCAGCGTTAAAATTTGTCCCGAGTGCGGAGAGGAATTCTGTTTCGGTGAGTTTTGCGGCGATGTCCTTTACGACTCGTTTATAAGGGTCACCGTCACGACCCAGCAGCCGAAAGTGAAAGTGTCCGCCGACACCGAGGCGATAATAGCCAACATGGATCGCAAGAAGAAACgtaagagaaagaaaagaatcAAAAGCAAAAGCAGAACGTCTAGGAAGACTGCCAGGTTGCTGATTCGAAATAAACGGAAGAAATCTTTAAGTAACGACTTGGACAGGAGAAACAGCACCGATCAGATCGATCGAAACGGGCGCGACACGATCACGATCAAACCATTCAAAAGAAAGTGTAGCAAATATACTAAAAAAGGATTGCGAAAGTAA
- the LOC143354875 gene encoding uncharacterized protein LOC143354875 has translation MIMIGRTSLVEQKRIQWAREREEMARLSGSWGFLKSNGNIRSNVRYPAGARMSLAETKDRQASSKPFRASGHYGSTASLKSLAIESSGNGVTSLKCLDCNGGSLINLREQPDVSQIRHRSPSLPPIYSKDQQQYLCQNQQRDFDVEGLRYQAGKLQQQRDHRSYDRYENSEKNHCGLQNEDREGETSGYASDSVDAPVSATGTFLPDCKRPGGDMIEKTWQNPYYTTPESSLPPSRRLSDGRIGELNRPRWGSVWGQETTRGDPPPPSWLSRLGHSSQVLVINHESASSSDSSTVGTTGSDPNKTYLRGQNIPVDADILQEREAKRQKALELQNAIKKQLEEKDRQRKEEKERRLREERLEEERIQCEREKEQKRFEEEQRKLKEREAAKFRQAEAMREVLEAAERLAKEQKKNRRKRDDNNEDTAVSSSRNFDSNSSNRSQLDQDCSSERTQQNLSPSSDAQDTKKDEDASSEKVTGGIDDGEKLPNLSEKLVAGANEVKSVQVPISKDVAIVLSGRLEDSELLNKANLQLVNLVLTPSPRKLENSCSSNLLVGLNSLVHSIGTSRIPSTIVENRLLTPSKYRVANGRDFGTQTDVENDLQDSREDLRDMTMKNVTMKDRKDATNTSKRDIEKSTNEGPVKSHLRSKSQPRTTIKSRPQWNANRPGTRYRTQSEKDPHYQRRLRMRRRQVESSDERSRSPSPDRRKLANTKSKIRSLNRQKVKLDSYDADLSMDSLNSIVPLRTDKNGRITIEDNRCERNDKVCSTNDRVNETDNVRQSEHENSNVWCGQEILSKLSTLKNGLLMKQIEWNSERCLVSPAASEIF, from the exons ATGAT AATGATCGGAAGGACGTCGTTAGTGGAACAAAAGCGGATACAATGGGCGAGAGAAAGAG AAGAGATGGCGCGGCTCAGCGGGAGTTGGGGATTTTTGAAAAGTAACGGCAATATCCGCAGCAACGTTCG CTATCCGGCCGGCGCAAGAATGTCCTTGGCGGAAACGAAGGACAGACAGGCGTCCTCGAAACCTTTCCGTGCCAGCGGCCATTACGGAAGCACCGCTAGCCTGAAGAGTCTCGCGATCGAGAGTTCCGGAAACGGTGTCACGAGCCTAAAGTGTCTCGACTGCAATGGTGGTAGCTTGATAAATCTCCGCGAGCAACCGGATGTGTCGCAAATCAGGCACAGAAGCCCGAGCCTACCTCCGATTTACAGCAAGGACCAGCAACAATATCTCTGTCAG AATCAACAACGCGACTTTGACGTCGAAGGATTGCGTTACCAGGCGGGAAAGCTTCAACAACAACGCGACCATCGGTCTTACGATCGTTACGAGAATTCCGAAAAGAACCATTGCGGCCTGCAGAACGAAGACCGCGAGGGAGAGACTTCCGGTTATGCTAGCGACTCTGTAGACGCTCCGGTGTCGGCTACAGGAA CCTTTTTGCCGGACTGCAAGCGACCAGGAGGAGACATGATCGAGAAAACTTGGCAGAATCCTTACTACACCACGCCTGAGAGTTCGTTGCCACCATCGAGGAGATTATCTGATGGTAGGATTGGCGAACTTAACAGGCCAAGGTGGGGCAGTGTCTGGGGTCAGGAAACCACACGAGGAGATCCACCCCCGCCTTCTTGGCTTTCGAGATTAGGACACTCGAGTCAA GTATTGGTCATTAATCACGAAAGCGCAAGCAGCTCGGATAGTTCCACAGTGGGAACAACTGGTTCAGACCCTAACAAAACGTATCTTCGCGGTCAGAATATCCCTGTGGACGCGGACATTCTTCAGGAACGGGAAGCGAAGAGGCAAAAGGCTTTGGAGTTGCAAAATGCGATTAAAAAGCAGCTCGAAGAGAAGGATCGAcagaggaaagaagaaaaggagagaAGGCTGAGAGAAGAACGTTTGGAAGAGGAACGAATTCAAtgtgaaagagagaaagaacaaaAAAG ATTCGAGGAAGAGCAGAGGAAATTGAAGGAGAGGGAAGCCGCGAAATTCAGGCAAGCCGAGGCGATGCGCGAGGTGTTAGAGGCCGCGGAACGTCTGGCCAAAGAGCAGAAGAAGAATCGTCGTAAACGCGACGACAACAACGAAGACACAGCCGTTAGCTCTTCCAGAAACTTTGACTCGAACAGTTCGAACAGGAGCCAATTGGATCAGGACTGTTCGAGCGAGAGGACTCAGCAGAACTTGTCACCTAGCAGCGACGCACAAGACACGAAGAAAGACGAAGACGCATCGAGCGAGAAAGTAACGGGGGGAATCGACGACGGAGAAAAGCTGCCGAATCTTTCAGAAAAATTGGTAGCGGGCGCGAACGAGGTTAAGTCGGTCCAAGTTCCTATTAGCAAAGACGTGGCCATAGTGTTGAGCGGTAGACTGGAGGACTCCGAGTTACTGAACAAGGCCAACCTGCAGTTGGTGAATTTGGTGTTGACACCGTCGCCAAGGAAACTGGAGAACAGCTGTTCGAGCAATCTGCTCGTGGGTTTGAACAGTCTCGTGCACAGTATTGGAACCTCCAGGATCCCGTCGACGATCGTAGAGAACAGATTGCTCACCCCTAGCAAATACAGGGTGGCGAACGGCCGAGATTTCGGCACGCAGACCGACGTTGAAAACGATCTTCAAGATTCTCGCGAGGATCTACGGGACATGACTATGAAGAACGTTACTATGAAGGACCGCAAGGACGCGACGAATACTAGTAAAAGGGACATTGAAAA GTCCACGAACGAAGGTCCTGTTAAAAGTCATCTCCGATCAAAATCTCAGCCTAGAACGACTATTAAGTCTAGGCCGCAGTGGAACGCTAATAG ACCAGGAACTCGGTATCGGACGCAGAGCGAGAAAGACCCTCATTATCAACGACGGTTGCGGATGAGGAGACGCCAAGTTGAATCCAGCGATGAAAGATCTAG GTCACCGTCTCCCGACAGGAGGAAACTCGCGAACACGAAATCGAAAATACGATCTCTAAACAGGCAAAAAGTGAAGCTCGACAGCTACGACGCAGACCTATCGATGGACAGTTTAAATTCCATCGTACCACTACGAACCGACAAGAACGGAAGAATAACCATCGAGGACAATAGATGCGAACGAAATGATAAAGTTTGTTCGACGAACGATCGCGTTAATGAGACTGATAATGTCAGACAATCGGAGCATGAGAATTCCAATGTCTGGTGCGGACAAGAAATTTTGTCGAAATTGTCcacattgaaaaat gGACTGTTGATGAAGCAAATCGAATGGAATTCGGAGAGATGCTTGGTTTCACCCGCGGCTTCCGAAATCTTTTAA